The genome window tttcctttttcaggattcttagaagaagaccggttttcttttcggacattaaggttttattgtctaaatttccctgGTCATcttccgacggttagataataaactttcttgaatgaaagaattatcacggggaattgccaattttttttgtgagatttattctcattatcaaaaaaaaaaaaaagaagaaagaaaacgcaaaggaaattattaaattaaacattTACTTGATAATTATTATTTCGAATAATTTACAAAAAGCAATATACTCCAGAATTTGGCAATTTCACAAAATTTCACTTGACAGGAGGGAAGACTTCGGCGGGaaagcagagagagagagagagagatgatgtcATCGGAAGTAGATGCAGAATCGGCTGACCTAGAGTGCGAGCTTGATAACGTACAGGGCATGGTCGATGCCCTTTCTTCTGTCCGTTGGAAACGCCATCAGGTACGCTATTCCATTCTTTAATTTCTATTTACTCCAGATTCGAACTCTCGACCTCTCGTCTACTTATCTCTACTCATTTATATAGGATGCAGTTATTGAATTATCTGAACATGGCATTGTTCTGGTAGTGGAAGAATCTTCATGTGTTCAAGCCAAAGTGTATCTTCAAAAAGAGGTTCTTTTCCTTGACATACACTACATGATTGTTAATTATACAATGACAACTGTTCGAGAACAGTCGAATGTTAGTAGCATATTATTGGCGGAAAAATAGTGTAAAAAACGTAGAATGAGTCATTTTCTTATGCATTCCCATAAAAAATgtactagaaaaaaaaaatcgatgTTGCAACAATTGTATGTGAGGACTGGACCCTTGTataaatacaatgtttaatttCTATCCTGTTTCTTTCTTCTGGTAGCTTTTTGTTAGATATGAGTATAGTGCTCAAGCTCGTGTGCGGTTCGGTGTTAGCTTGGGACTCTTTGTGGATTCTCTCAACACTTTCTCGCGTCCTGCTCATTCCTCCACTATTGAGATTCGATATCCTGGCCCTGATATGCAGCTTCTTCTCAGGTTTGTGTTTTTCTTCCTTATTTCGAGTCTGTGAATTTGGTGAATTGGTACAATGTGATTACTGAATAGGTATATGGTGCGTGACCTTAAAACCAATTATGTATGTTGTAGCTGATTTAGTTGGGTGCTTGTATTTAATGCTAATGAATTCGGGGCCTTCTTTGAATGTTTTTATATAGTTCTGACACAAGTGCCACTAATTTATATCCAGATTAATTTGCTGTTTAGTTTATCCGGTATCAAAGTTAATTATTTGAGATATATAAAAGCTCATTGCTacttagtaattttttttttaataaaaataaagctTTGGCCACACACATTCAAGAACTATTTCTTTTGGCATCTGCAAAAGTGAAATTTTGCTTTCTCGATTACTAATGCAACTACCGTTAGTAATTTTTGGCATTGAAATCATATTCTATAATTATCTTGAGCGTTTCTTTTCGCTTCATTTGGTTAGGTCTGTTGATTCATTAGATGCTTGTATCTATGCGGAGATCAGGACAAGAATCCCTGAAACGATTTCATGGGACTACAACTTTGAGCCTGCAGGAAGCACTCCTCTGAGTTTCACTGTTAAGGTGTGTCTTTCTTCTTTAATCACTACCTAATATAAATTAGATTTCCCTGAGATATATACAAGAAAGATCATCAGCTTTGGACATTGTTTAGTGTTGTAGGTTGAAATCATTAGAAGTGGTTCATTTAATTGAGACTTATTATAAACAATGATGTTGTTCATTAGCTTTTAGTGGCTACTCTACTCTGCCTCGGTATTTGttatattcacataatcaatATGTTTTACTTCTTTTCTTGACAAAATCATGCATGCCATTGTGAAAATCCTGCTTTACATCTTTGCTTAATCACACActgaaatttatcattttattggaATGTTAAGCAGATATTGTAAGTCGAGGCTTAATTAGTTACTCGGTTATTTTACCAGAGTTTGTCTCTATAGTCAGTTGGTGTTCTATAATTGTATGGGCTGTCAAGGTAGGTTTGGCCTTTTAAAAGAACCCTGTATGATGATAGAATCCCCTTTTGGTGTTTGTTCAGATAGTTAATTACTCACTAATGACATTCTCATATTATAGGAACTTAGCTTTTCTGTTGTGATCAGTTAAGAATCACTAGAATTTGGCGTTAACATATGTTTATTGAAAGgtgcaaatatttttttgaagttaATGTCACTTAATTTGCAGTCAGCAGCTTTAAAGGAAGCTATTGATGATCTGGAATGGCCAGGCTCAAGCATCCAAGTGAGCCTCCAACCAGCTCCGCCAGTTGTTACATTCAGGGGTGAAGGCCATGGAGACTTGCAGGTTGaaagaaggaaaagaaatcTATGCAGCTGGGTATTTTTTTACCTATTTAGCACTTTTAACGCATTGTTTTCTTGCAGATTGATTTCATGTATTATGCAAATACTGATCTGTTGACTGCATTCCATTGTGATCGCGAGGAGTCTCACCGGTAACAGTTTTGAGTCACTTCACTAGAAGCACTAGTTCCGAAGTCATGTCTCTAAGTGTTTCCATGGTGTGGTAGGTACAAGTACAAGTTCCTTCGTGCAACAACTTCCAACATTCCAAGCAGTGTTATCAAAGAAAATCGAGGAAGCAAGTTGACCATTGGACGGGGTGGAATGTTAAAGGTTCAGCACCTGGTTTCAGTTGCAAAACAATCCAACTCACATTCCCACGCTGACTCGGCTGGCTATCTGCAACCAAGCCGTATTGCTTATATTGAGTTCTTTGTCAAACCAGAGGTTGATGATGATAATGCtaatgattaaaataaattctGAAGACGATTTGATGCTTGTTGATCTTACAAATAGACAGAACCAATAGATTTTCATATCCATATAAGGAAACATGAAGCTAGAATATATTTCCTGATTAGTGTTAAGAACATTTCATTTCAGACAATTAGTATACAtttgttattataatttaagGTAAAAGTGAGACAATGTTCTCAGAAACCCTCTATTATATAAGATTTTGGTATTGAATTAAACACTGTCTTGTTCTAGTCTACAATATGTTACCATAGATTGTAAGGTCCTGATTGATACTAATGAGAACAAAAAAGAACACCAGTCCTTAACTAAATGATAAGGAACTGATGGATAAATCAAAAATTGTTTACAATGATGTAAACCATAACTTAGAAACAAAGCTTTGATTCGGAGCAGACTAGTTTAACCACATCTCATTTGCAGTTATATAAGGCACATGTTGTCAATCAGAACTCCCACACTATGGCCTCTTTGTCTTTCTATATATCGTTTGGCTGCGAAGACTATCCTTCAGTGTGTTGCTTGCATCCCTTTGGCCCATAATGATTTGATCCCCGCTTGACAATCTTCTTGCAAAGATAACAGTAATGGTTTCTGCATGCCCAGCAGAAGATATGATTATTGTTTCCCACCTGCAAATTTCATAAGAGGGAAATGTGAAAAATCAGCAATTAGAAAGTCTCTTAAGATGGCGAGTAAACAAGGACTAGTGCATCTGCATCAACTAAAACCGAAACAGGTAAGAAGTAATTCAACATAATTCAGTTAAAGATTCAACTAAACATATTTTCACTTTACCAATTTGCCAAAGTTGTGTCCAAGTTTGCACGACTGAAACGAAAGTAGTGGTGCAGGGGTGCTATCTACTAAACTATTCAAGTTGCTATCAAGAAGTTCTGTTTGGTGCAATGGACAAGTCTCTACTCGCCCTTTGCCATCCTTAGAAATTACCTTTTCataaagcaaaaagaaaaagGCTGTGTAGGGTGTGTGTACATGGTACCACACCCTACTGATTTAAGAGCCTTGTGCGCTGGGTACGACAGCTGATTATAATTCATTGTAATTTCCATTCTCCATTCCACAATTTCTTTTACACACATGGTTTATATGGAATTCTTGACTTGATACATCCCTTTACTCGTTCCATTCACAGAATTAAGCTATAAAGATCATGCAATTTACACATAAATGTTCATGCATATCATCACTCTCACTCCTTTCAAATCTTTCATCCTTTCACCAATGTTCCATCACATTTTCCTTCTATTCTCACCAACGTTTTATTACACCCAAACAGACAATCTATTCAGTCCTATATGGGATGTCTCTATATCTTTCCGACTACATAACCTCATAAATCTATATCATCTTCCTATAATTTGTCATCCACTCTCTTTATATTTGTCATTACCTTTTACCTTCAATTCCATTTACAGCCTTTAATCCTAACAAGTGACAATCCAGTGTACTACCAAACTAGCTTATGTATAGTATTGTCTTGATTTTAAACATTTATTGGTGGCTTCCATGCACCATATGCACAATAGTACAGGAAGACCCCAAGACGATTCAGATGTAATTTCTGCATGAAGCACCTATAAAACCACTGAAATCAGGAGGAACAGATTATGGCAACACTCTTTGTGCTCATCACCACGCCACACTTACAGATAGACAAATTGAATTAGTTCTATGTTTTGCTTAAATACACAACAAGAGTCAGTTTATCTTCACGTATTTATTACATAGCGCAGAGATACTAGTGGTTCCTCAGCATGTGCAAATTTGTATATTGATGGTTTAATTTTATCATGAATTTCTACTATGACCATAGTGATTTATAAATTGAATAACAATATTGCAGACAGTCGTCAATTTAGACTGTGGAATGAGTTGCTTATAAAAACATCATGCTATACTCTTCAATTAATCCATCAGTTATGGCAGCAGAGAAATTATGATTCGAAGTTTCTTTGAAGCTTTATCAAACCAAGACCGAACCAAATACTAGTAAGATTATACATACTTACCTTTGCATTCACTTGACCGCAAAGAGGACATGGATGACCCTGAGCACCAAAAAGGCCAGCTAAAATCTGACCTTCTGCCATTCGTGCATTTGCCCGTTCCCAGGTCTGAATCATTTCCTGCGGGAAAAGTTCGCATTCCCCCCTTCAAAAGTAACAAAATGCTTAGTTTTTCAGACAGTCTGAGTATTACTTAAAAGAAAAATGGACTGAATGGTCTCAAACTAGCCAGAGAAAGTAAAATACTTAAAGTGGTCGTATCCGTCGATCTTCTGGTTGCAGCGGTAGCAGAAATAATTCCCACAGTTATTGCACACCATCTTGTTGCAACCTTCGGTTCGTGAGATTGCCATCTTACAAGATGGACATTGCTTGGCATCACGGAGAATTTCTTTGACACTAAGAATCTCATTTATCATTTCTTTCTCACGACGCTTTCGTTCACCCCCCAGCTGAGTTGAATTTTGTCTCTCCTAAAGAAATAGAGAAGTAAAAATAATTAAGGAACTATATGTAACTTAACACTATTTTTCTCATGAAAAAAACATCTGAAAAGGAATTGTACGAGCTAGTGGGCTGCGATGTACATAATCTTAATGAAGATATCAAGACCGTTTTTACTTCACATGGTTGTAAAAGGCACATGATTGTATACACTCTCTTACAATTTATCAGATTCAGCTGATAAACACCGAGACAAAAATTTAGTAATTCTGTGCTGTTTAGCTACAAATTATCAAGAACTTTTGGAACTCATGCGAGAAAGGATAAAGTTCAAGGTCCACAAACTAAATACAACTGTAGGAAGATAGTACCTTAAAAAGCCAagataatgatataatttttactatACTGGCTTGTTCGGAACATGGActtcatttgaaattttggaGTTGGTACATATCATgttaagaaatatattaatatatttgatttataattgATTCAAATATAAGTATACATTTGAGAATTCAAAATGACAACTTAATTCATTTATTGTTgtccatattttattatttttggttaAAACAATTATTACTTAGCAGAAAACAAAACACCAAACAAATATCCATATCTTGCTCAAGTGAAAATAACAATCCATCGTCGAGAGAGGCACCAGATATACCATAGTATTATACTTTaagtttcaaaaagaaaaactcAAACCATAAATTCTACCTGCAAAACGAGGAGCTTCATTTCAGGGGACATGCAAGAAGTTCCAACGTGGCGCTTTTCACTGCAAAGAGAACAAAAACTATAAAAGCACTTTGAGCATTGTGCATCATTATCTTCATCGGCAAAGCAGGTTGTTTCGCATCTGGGGCAATACACCACATCAGACATTGATGCAAGTGTTTTCTGCATGATGAGTGTCTCCCAACGTTGAAATTCTTTATCACCAAGCAATCGTTTCAATAAACCAGATGGAAGCACGCCCTCACATTTTTCTTCAGGGCACAAAACCTTGGTCTTTGTACCTTCCTTTGCAGTAATGCTAACATATGTTTCCATACATCTCCAGCAGAAGAAATGATGGCATGACAATCTGATAAAATCTACACCTGTTTAACATTAAAGTACTAAAttactttataattatatataatacatacatacatatgtatAGATATATAGGTTTGCACTCCAGAAAAGACACCTttaaaaaagaacaacaaagaACCCTATCATACTACTACATTTTTCAtagaaaatgatttgttaagatatatCGGTGTTTCTGTCtagctttatttcttgtaaaagTAGTAAGCTCCTAAAGTAAATACGCATCTATAAGTAGTAAGACAAGAAACATCTTCAGCAATTAGCTTACAGTCAAAGTACTACAAGTTTCAGAATATACTAGATTAATGTAAGTACATATTTTAGATGGACTATAATCAATTAGATTGAGAATTTATATTAGAGCAAACATTACTCTGGTTAGTTGGTCTGACTTCACTCCATTCTGTAACATCAAGTTAGGAACATACTGATTGTTTGGATACCAAGAGAGCAACATTGCTTCAAAAAAATGAAATCCACTAAATATTCAAAgctatgttactcggactcttCATTTTACCTTCGAGTACCCCTGTCGGCCACTTAATACTCGGACTTGGACACTTATTTTAGGACCAAAACATGCATACTTTTCAAAATGTTGCCAAGTCCGATACTTGGACATGTATTCATGTTGGACACTTGTAGCTGAGTCCGAATAACATAGATTCAAAGGATAGAGTTATGGACAATATTTACAGCATTAATGATGTAAATTAGGATCACATTGAATAGGTTGAATACCAACGTCAAGATTGAGATCAGTAGTTCGAAATTTTGAACATGTCagcaaatatttaaaaaaagtgatgttTAGAATAATTGACAGAGAACAACTCTGTTCACTTTCACTTTAGAAATGAATACGTTTGGCGTTTTAGGATgtcaaaaatatgatgatatagTTTTGTCATCAGCATAACATTTTCAAAGTAGGTCAATTTTGGCATGCATTTCTTTCTCTCTCGTACCAGCCATTAGTTTAATAACCCCTTTTTTTAGCAGTGAAATTCGGTATTTCTTTACATCAATGGATAAGATCTGATGTATCCAACAAGGATCGTCATATATGAAGTGGTATACACATCCGCGGAGCACTTTGTGTGCTGAAGGCTTAAattgtaaatttgtaaacaaaGAGAGAAACTTCAAAACAAGATACTATTATAACTGTGTGTGGCAGCTTTGATGTTCATTGCCACAAGTGAAAGGCTTCTACATCATTGTTAAATTTGCATGTAGTGGTATTATTgatgaatatatatgtgtgtgaggCTACGCAGGATTACTGCATATTCATGGAAAAGAATATGTAAGGGACGATGACAGAGATACAGCGACACCAGATTTTACTATTAAGaagagataaaaaaatatagatctaAATCCAAAACTGGGTTCGGGTTAAATCCAATCAAGTCGGACTGGATCGGGGACCCATTGATTCGATAAAAATTGTCCATTCCTACAGGAAAATTCATGCTGAGAGCGAAACAGCATAGCTTTAAAAGTACCCCGAAAATTATTTTGGATTTAGTTATTCctcaaaatttgaacaaaaaaaaaatatcagaaCAGTTGGCCATGTccagaaaatatacatataaaggTATCACAAAATGATTTCGAGAAAAAATACCTGGATATTCACTGTAACATATGTGACATTCATGGAAGTTCTTGACAAAATTCACATGGCACTGCTCATCATTGTAACTCTTTAATGAAGGTATATCAACATCTGGTGAGACACTTGCTGAAATTGCTCGCTTGTCTCCAATGTGTATTATGTCATAAGGACCAAGTATTACCTCTTCATCAAAACCAAGATAAGGAAGAGAAGAGCTTTGTAACCATTCTACCCATTGGTATATAATCTCTTGTCCTGGTTGCTCATTCCAAATTGAATCCAGCATGCAGCAAAGACTAGAAATTTTAGAAGAATCCAGCCACTGAACTGACATTGTATAATATGGAGGGAGATGACTTGGATATGATCTAGGAAATAAACATGTCAACACAATTGGTGGAAGATACTGAACTTTAAAAGAGTATGAAAATTCAGGTGTATCATCAGATGTGATCTGAACATGACTAGAAGAATTTAACTGGGTGGAGATGGTAATATCCTTTAGGGACTCAATATGAACATATATCTGCAATAAAAGCATCCAAAAGAGTATTAGACATATACAGGACCTATTAATCTTAACTGAAATATAGGAATCTGTGTTCTGTACAAGACCTGAAAACACCGTAACCCGCGCTGCTGGTCAGAAATGACTAAATTCTCACCGTAAATCGATTCCATAGCAATTAACTGCAGAAGTACAAAACCAAATACAAGATAAGCAGGGGTCACCAACTAAATGTCCATAAAGCCTTTTCAGAACTTTTTATGACAATTAGAAgggaaaaaacaattttatgagGCCAACTTAAAAGGGAAATTTAACAGGATAGCCAGATAGAAGGCTGTATATTTAAAGTTCAGTTTAAACGTAAAAGGTCATAGTTGTGATGGTGAATACTTCTAAATCACAATCAGCCAATTCCATACTGCTAAACTTCCAAATAAAGATAAGTTGTTATTTCTAGTATCATAtcctacaagttaattgcatgAAACTTTGGTAATATAATAATCTGGGTGACACATAGCCGAAAGATATACATACATCAGAAGAGCAACTTCAAGGAGGAAGACAAGGAGTTACTCTCAATCAAATTAATGGTTAGCCATTACCATTCAGCAAATAGGATAATAAGTACTAAATTCTAAGTTCTTCAACATTGTAACCTTCTTCTATTGAGGTTCTCTATACTCAACTCTGATACACAAGACTTCACTAAATTGCTCCAGTTAAAATAGGGTTTTCTATCAAGTTTCCCACCCATCTCGCCAAAAAGTCTCAAGTAGCTCACCGGTCTCCACGGTGCCTCAATTAAACGACTAAACCACTATTAAATATCCCGTTATTATCTTGTTTACAACATTTTAACGGAAGTGTTGACGTGGTAGTAGTGCATACGAGAGGAGTGACATGGCAGGCTTGACTCTAACGGCGAGCTTGACCACgtccttgtatatatatatacatatacacaaatAAG of Daucus carota subsp. sativus chromosome 3, DH1 v3.0, whole genome shotgun sequence contains these proteins:
- the LOC108192307 gene encoding uncharacterized protein LOC108192307, which translates into the protein MMSSEVDAESADLECELDNVQGMVDALSSVRWKRHQDAVIELSEHGIVLVVEESSCVQAKVYLQKELFVRYEYSAQARVRFGVSLGLFVDSLNTFSRPAHSSTIEIRYPGPDMQLLLRSVDSLDACIYAEIRTRIPETISWDYNFEPAGSTPLSFTVKSAALKEAIDDLEWPGSSIQVSLQPAPPVVTFRGEGHGDLQIDFMYYANTDLLTAFHCDREESHRYKYKFLRATTSNIPSSVIKENRGSKLTIGRGGMLKVQHLVSVAKQSNSHSHADSAGYLQPSRIAYIEFFVKPEVDDDNAND
- the LOC108192477 gene encoding uncharacterized protein LOC108192477, with product MNMSTRTQPHKNQSSSSSTFHSKPTKKSHSDRPKSKCVPRNKPDSVAKSCPEVGSCQEQKVEEDCAACDQQAVKEFEGGLGVKMVDDSDEFGSEKRSGGEDEIVTRLEELLLGSTEVELSREIWSVNDQLQQDELIAMESIYGENLVISDQQRGLRCFQIYVHIESLKDITISTQLNSSSHVQITSDDTPEFSYSFKVQYLPPIVLTCLFPRSYPSHLPPYYTMSVQWLDSSKISSLCCMLDSIWNEQPGQEIIYQWVEWLQSSSLPYLGFDEEVILGPYDIIHIGDKRAISASVSPDVDIPSLKSYNDEQCHVNFVKNFHECHICYSEYPGVDFIRLSCHHFFCWRCMETYVSITAKEGTKTKVLCPEEKCEGVLPSGLLKRLLGDKEFQRWETLIMQKTLASMSDVVYCPRCETTCFADEDNDAQCSKCFYSFCSLCSEKRHVGTSCMSPEMKLLVLQERQNSTQLGGERKRREKEMINEILSVKEILRDAKQCPSCKMAISRTEGCNKMVCNNCGNYFCYRCNQKIDGYDHFKGECELFPQEMIQTWERANARMAEGQILAGLFGAQGHPCPLCGQVNAKVGNNNHIFCWACRNHYCYLCKKIVKRGSNHYGPKGCKQHTEG